One genomic region from Candidatus Hydrogenedentota bacterium encodes:
- a CDS encoding putative ABC exporter domain-containing protein → PDTLYWLVLAGSINLGIVISIIVFDADYMESELASAQRRYARLQQVRRGQFFAPKAKQLGRIWTLPDFPHLKGAGAIAWRQTTGTMRSMPTTLAVLPVLSIVAGVGINVSGLGEAGNIGIAVFVGVMAYVTLLISNLIQRNFRGDLEFMEVLKALPMPATAVVLGESVAPVLQLTYIHVAMSLVVVAGFEKPLFWASTLLVALPFNAAFALAHNLGFLLLPARVNFGNSGDIVAAGKQMISFLVVCAIILACLVVGFVFGAIAWVVFAQSWWAAQVGAAIGLWISVAVLVPITAGAFNNFDFSSDMPG, encoded by the coding sequence TTCCGGATACGCTCTATTGGCTGGTTCTGGCCGGTTCCATCAACCTTGGAATTGTCATATCCATCATTGTATTCGATGCCGACTACATGGAATCGGAGTTGGCGTCCGCGCAACGCAGGTATGCCCGGCTGCAACAAGTGCGCAGAGGGCAATTCTTCGCCCCCAAGGCAAAGCAGTTGGGACGTATATGGACCCTTCCCGACTTTCCGCATCTAAAGGGGGCCGGGGCGATTGCATGGCGCCAGACCACTGGAACCATGCGATCGATGCCAACCACTCTGGCCGTGCTTCCCGTGCTTTCTATTGTTGCTGGTGTCGGAATCAACGTATCGGGACTGGGCGAAGCGGGCAATATCGGTATTGCAGTCTTTGTCGGAGTGATGGCTTATGTCACTCTGCTGATTTCGAATCTGATCCAACGGAATTTCCGCGGCGATCTCGAGTTCATGGAAGTGCTCAAAGCACTGCCGATGCCAGCTACGGCAGTTGTTCTTGGCGAATCTGTAGCGCCGGTGCTTCAGCTTACGTACATACACGTGGCGATGTCTCTTGTGGTGGTTGCCGGTTTTGAGAAGCCGCTGTTCTGGGCTTCAACGCTCCTCGTTGCTCTCCCATTCAACGCTGCGTTTGCGCTGGCGCACAATCTTGGCTTTCTACTGCTTCCCGCGCGGGTCAACTTCGGCAATTCCGGTGATATTGTGGCTGCCGGAAAACAGATGATTTCCTTCTTGGTCGTATGCGCGATCATTCTGGCTTGTCTGGTCGTCGGGTTTGTGTTTGGCGCAATTGCGTGGGTCGTATTTGCGCAGTCGTGGTGGGCCGCTCAAGTCGGCGCAGCGATTGGGCTTTGGATATCCGTGGCCGTGCTCGTGCCGATTACCGCCGGTGCATTCAATAACTTCGATTTCTCTTCGGACATGCCGGGGTAA